From the Streptomyces pluripotens genome, one window contains:
- the pgl gene encoding 6-phosphogluconolactonase translates to MSTPQLVVHRDKQLMAQAAAARLITKIVDAQASRGTASVVLTGGRNGNGLLAALAGAPARDAIDWSRLDLWWGDERYLPEGDPERNVTQAREALLDAVPLDPGRVHAMPASDGPYGKDVEAAAEAYAVQLAEAAGPENHGSVPTFDVLMLGVGPDTHVASLFPELPAVRETERTVVGVHGAPKPPPTRISLTLPAIRAAREVWLLAAGEDKAQAAAIALSGAGEIQAPAAGAYGRSRTLWLLDAAAAAQLPRSMYPPASP, encoded by the coding sequence CACCCCGCAGCTGGTCGTCCACCGCGACAAGCAACTGATGGCACAGGCCGCCGCGGCACGCCTGATCACGAAGATCGTGGACGCGCAGGCCTCCCGGGGCACTGCGTCCGTGGTCCTCACCGGTGGCCGCAACGGCAACGGCCTGCTGGCCGCGCTGGCGGGGGCGCCGGCCCGGGACGCCATCGACTGGTCCCGTCTGGACCTGTGGTGGGGCGACGAGCGTTACCTCCCCGAAGGCGACCCCGAACGCAACGTCACCCAGGCCCGCGAGGCCCTGTTGGACGCGGTACCGCTGGACCCGGGACGCGTGCACGCCATGCCCGCCTCCGACGGCCCGTACGGTAAGGACGTCGAGGCGGCGGCGGAGGCGTACGCAGTGCAGCTGGCGGAGGCGGCAGGTCCGGAGAACCACGGCTCCGTGCCCACCTTCGACGTCCTGATGCTGGGCGTCGGCCCGGACACGCACGTCGCCTCCCTCTTCCCCGAGCTGCCGGCCGTGCGGGAGACGGAGCGCACGGTGGTCGGCGTCCACGGCGCCCCCAAACCCCCGCCGACCCGGATCAGCCTGACCCTTCCGGCGATCCGAGCGGCGCGCGAGGTATGGCTCCTCGCGGCCGGCGAGGACAAGGCGCAAGCGGCGGCCATCGCCCTGTCAGGAGCGGGCGAGATCCAGGCCCCGGCGGCGGGCGCCTACGGCCGCTCCCGCACGCTGTGGCTGCTGGACGCTGCAGCGGCAGCGCAACTGCCGCGGTCGATGTACCCGCCGGCTTCACCGTGA
- a CDS encoding carbohydrate ABC transporter permease, which yields MNTIRRGLGNGLVQAFLVVVGLVWLTPLAGLFLSSLRSAQDTAKGGWWTALAAPGQLSFDNYAALLKNAGITQAFWNTVLISVPATVLVVVIAALAGYAFAWLDFPFREPLFLLVVALLVVPVQIGLLPVAKLFGALGLFGTIPGVVLFHVAYGLPFAVFLLRNYFAEMPKEMLEAARMDGGSEWRIFTRLVLPVGRPAIASLAIFQFLWVWNDMLVALLFADSSSQPLTVELQSQIRQFGSNIDVLAPGAFLSLIVPVVVFFAFQRHFVQGVMAGSVK from the coding sequence ATGAACACGATCAGGCGGGGCCTGGGCAACGGCCTGGTGCAGGCCTTCCTGGTGGTGGTCGGCCTGGTCTGGCTGACCCCGTTGGCGGGACTCTTCCTGTCCTCCCTGCGTTCGGCGCAGGACACCGCGAAAGGCGGCTGGTGGACGGCCCTTGCCGCTCCCGGCCAACTGTCCTTCGACAACTACGCGGCGCTGCTGAAGAACGCCGGCATCACCCAGGCCTTCTGGAACACGGTGTTGATCTCGGTGCCGGCCACCGTGCTGGTCGTCGTCATCGCCGCCCTGGCCGGATACGCCTTCGCCTGGCTGGACTTCCCGTTCCGGGAGCCCCTCTTCCTGCTGGTGGTGGCCCTGCTGGTGGTGCCGGTGCAGATCGGTCTGCTCCCCGTCGCCAAACTCTTCGGTGCGCTGGGTCTGTTTGGCACGATCCCCGGAGTCGTGCTCTTCCACGTGGCCTACGGGCTGCCGTTCGCGGTGTTCTTGCTGCGCAACTACTTCGCGGAGATGCCGAAGGAGATGCTGGAGGCGGCCCGGATGGACGGCGGCAGCGAATGGCGCATCTTCACCCGGCTGGTCCTGCCGGTCGGACGCCCCGCGATTGCCTCGCTCGCCATCTTCCAGTTCCTGTGGGTCTGGAACGACATGCTGGTCGCCCTGCTCTTCGCCGACAGTTCCTCCCAGCCGCTGACCGTAGAACTCCAGTCCCAGATACGGCAGTTCGGCAGCAACATCGACGTCCTGGCGCCCGGCGCGTTCCTGTCGCTGATCGTGCCCGTGGTGGTGTTCTTCGCCTTCCAGCGGCACTTCGTCCAGGGTGTGATGGCCGGGTCCGTGAAGTAG
- a CDS encoding ABC transporter permease subunit — protein sequence MTATLVKRQAGPRAAGAARGRRGRRRAWLVAVFFVLPALLLLGALVVYPVLFSVGRSFFDASGTRFVGGDNYTEMFRDPATLKAIRNTAIWVVVAPALLTGLGLILAVLVEKIRWATAFKLLLFMPMAVSFLAAGIIFRLAYDQDPDKGVLNAAVVSVHDAFTGTSTYPTARGRQGLLVHDRDGSYRTTGSTGDTVNLAMVGVLPKDLPKGAAPAYPAATAKPAPGQLGGVVYLDFTPGGGGEQGRVDRGESGLPGMKVEAVRGGKTVASTTTAPDGSFRFTGLADGSYTVKLPASNFAPPYQGVSWLGPALVTPAIIGAYLWIWTGFAMVLISAGLSTLPRDALEAARIDGANEWQIFRRITVPLLAPVLTVVFVTLVINVMKVFDLVYIIAPGPVQEDATVLATQMWLVSFGGGNNQGLGSALGVLLLLLVVPAMVFNVRRFRRSQR from the coding sequence ATGACCGCCACACTTGTGAAACGACAGGCGGGCCCGCGGGCCGCCGGCGCGGCGCGCGGGCGCCGCGGCCGGCGGCGCGCCTGGCTGGTCGCCGTGTTCTTCGTCCTTCCCGCGCTGCTCCTGCTCGGCGCGCTCGTCGTCTACCCGGTGCTGTTCTCGGTCGGCCGGAGCTTCTTCGACGCCTCCGGCACCCGGTTCGTCGGTGGTGACAACTACACCGAGATGTTCCGGGACCCGGCCACACTGAAAGCCATCCGGAACACCGCCATCTGGGTGGTCGTGGCCCCGGCACTGCTCACCGGCCTCGGCCTGATCCTGGCTGTCCTGGTGGAGAAGATCCGCTGGGCCACCGCCTTCAAACTACTGCTGTTCATGCCGATGGCGGTGTCTTTCCTTGCCGCCGGCATCATCTTCCGGCTCGCCTACGACCAGGACCCGGACAAGGGCGTGCTCAATGCGGCCGTCGTCTCCGTCCACGATGCGTTCACGGGGACCTCGACGTACCCGACGGCCCGCGGGCGTCAGGGACTGCTCGTCCATGACCGGGACGGCTCCTACCGCACGACCGGCTCCACGGGCGACACGGTGAACCTGGCCATGGTCGGGGTCCTGCCCAAGGACCTGCCCAAGGGCGCCGCTCCCGCATATCCGGCCGCCACCGCGAAGCCGGCCCCCGGCCAACTGGGCGGGGTGGTCTACCTGGACTTCACCCCCGGCGGGGGAGGGGAACAGGGCAGGGTCGACCGCGGGGAAAGCGGACTGCCCGGCATGAAGGTCGAGGCCGTGCGGGGCGGAAAGACGGTCGCGAGCACCACGACCGCCCCCGACGGCTCCTTCCGCTTCACCGGGCTCGCCGACGGCTCCTACACGGTGAAGCTGCCCGCCTCCAACTTCGCCCCGCCCTACCAGGGCGTCTCCTGGCTCGGCCCGGCACTCGTCACGCCGGCGATCATCGGCGCCTACCTGTGGATCTGGACGGGCTTCGCGATGGTGCTGATCAGCGCGGGGCTCTCCACCCTTCCGCGCGACGCGCTGGAGGCCGCCCGGATCGACGGCGCGAACGAGTGGCAGATCTTCCGCCGCATCACCGTCCCGCTGCTCGCGCCCGTGCTCACCGTGGTCTTCGTGACCCTGGTGATCAACGTGATGAAGGTCTTCGACCTCGTCTACATCATCGCCCCCGGACCGGTGCAGGAGGACGCCACGGTCCTAGCGACCCAGATGTGGCTGGTGTCCTTCGGCGGCGGTAACAACCAGGGCCTCGGCAGTGCCCTCGGCGTGCTCCTGCTGCTTCTGGTGGTCCCCGCGATGGTGTTCAACGTCCGCCGCTTCCGAAGGAGTCAGCGATGA
- a CDS encoding ABC transporter substrate-binding protein, with amino-acid sequence MMRRRTTLLTGCTALALALGATACGGGGKDSTGGADKALSGQTVTVAGVWSGSEQKNFQKVLDAFSAKTGAKTQFVSTGDNVSTVVGSKIEGGDAPDVVMVPQVGVLKQFAKQGWLEPLSKTAQQTVDADYAPVWKKYGSVDGTLYGLYFKAAHKSTVWYSPDALTQAGVKPPKTYEELLKAGHTVSDSGLAAFAVAGQDGWTLTDWFENIYLSQAGPEKYDALASHTLKWTDPSVVKALTTLGKLFKDKQLIAGGQKGALNTDFPGSVEKVFGPKPEAGMVYEGDFVAGVAHDQFGKTIGKDADFFPFPSVDGGTAPVVSGGDAAVVLKDGKNAKAGMKLLEYLATPEAAAVWAKAGGYLSPNKKLDLSAYGDDVTRATAKSLVDAGDTVRFDMSDQAPAAFGGTKGAGEWKLLQDFLRDPAHPKSTAAKLEAAAAKAYQD; translated from the coding sequence ATGATGCGACGACGTACCACCCTGCTCACCGGCTGCACCGCCCTCGCTCTCGCGCTCGGCGCCACCGCCTGCGGCGGGGGCGGAAAGGACTCCACCGGAGGCGCGGACAAGGCGCTCAGCGGTCAGACGGTCACCGTGGCCGGCGTCTGGTCCGGTAGCGAGCAGAAGAACTTCCAGAAGGTGCTGGACGCGTTCAGCGCGAAGACCGGCGCCAAGACCCAGTTCGTGTCCACCGGCGACAACGTGTCCACCGTCGTCGGCAGCAAGATCGAGGGCGGCGACGCGCCCGACGTCGTGATGGTCCCGCAGGTCGGAGTGCTGAAGCAGTTCGCGAAGCAGGGCTGGCTCGAACCGCTGTCGAAGACCGCCCAGCAGACGGTCGACGCCGACTACGCGCCCGTCTGGAAGAAGTACGGCAGTGTCGACGGCACCCTCTACGGCCTCTACTTCAAGGCCGCACACAAGTCCACCGTCTGGTACAGCCCCGATGCGCTCACCCAGGCCGGCGTCAAGCCGCCCAAGACCTACGAAGAGCTGCTCAAGGCCGGGCACACCGTCTCCGACTCGGGCCTCGCCGCCTTCGCGGTCGCCGGACAGGACGGCTGGACCCTCACCGACTGGTTCGAGAACATCTACCTCTCCCAGGCCGGCCCCGAGAAGTACGACGCCCTCGCCAGTCACACGCTCAAGTGGACCGACCCCAGCGTGGTGAAGGCGCTCACCACCCTCGGCAAGCTCTTCAAGGACAAGCAGCTGATCGCGGGCGGCCAGAAGGGGGCCCTCAACACCGACTTCCCGGGCTCGGTGGAGAAGGTGTTCGGCCCCAAGCCCGAGGCCGGCATGGTCTACGAAGGCGACTTCGTCGCCGGCGTCGCCCACGACCAGTTCGGCAAGACCATCGGCAAGGACGCGGACTTCTTCCCCTTCCCCTCGGTCGACGGTGGCACCGCACCGGTGGTCAGTGGTGGTGACGCGGCGGTCGTCCTCAAGGACGGCAAGAACGCCAAAGCCGGGATGAAGCTCCTGGAGTACCTGGCCACCCCCGAGGCCGCGGCCGTCTGGGCGAAGGCGGGTGGCTACCTGTCCCCGAACAAGAAGCTGGACCTCTCGGCGTACGGCGACGACGTCACCCGCGCCACCGCCAAGTCCCTCGTCGATGCCGGTGACACGGTGCGGTTCGACATGTCCGACCAGGCGCCGGCGGCCTTCGGCGGCACCAAGGGAGCCGGTGAGTGGAAGCTGCTGCAGGACTTCCTGCGCGACCCGGCTCACCCCAAGTCGACCGCGGCGAAGCTGGAGGCCGCGGCGGCCAAGGCCTACCAGGACTGA
- a CDS encoding glycoside hydrolase family 13 protein, whose protein sequence is MHNSPAHRDRSTGLNRHHWWRDAVIYQVYVRSFLDSTGDGIGDLAGVRAGLPYLKKLGVDGIWLSPFYPSPQHDHGYDVADYCGVDPLFGDLAEFDLLVAVARRLGIKVLLDIVPNHCSSEHPWFREALDSEPGSPARARFHFADGRGPDGSEPPNNWHAMFGGPAWTRVTERDGRPGQWYLHMFTPEQPDWNWRNPETAAEFDRILRCWLDRGVDGFRIDVAAGLYKHPELPDSDDPEADARTRDSVNPLAWNQPEVHQVWRRWRALCDEYRERDGRERLLVGEVSVPTAREHARYVRPDELHQAFFFDLLGAPWDADAFRKVVSEAMQDIAGTGSTVTWVLNNHDQVRTVTRYGEPAGGGSGLGAARARAAALLMLALPGAAYIYQGEELGLPEVVDLPDDVLTDPIFRRTGSRARIRDGCRVPLPWSGQVSPFGFSSGAESAKPWLPQPEYFAEYATDRALADTRSFWHLYREGLQLRRTLPQLGEGTLRWLDTPPGVLGFVRGDGLVCAVNFGTAPTPAPASGAPLLSSGPCPVGVLPGSTAAWWLNDL, encoded by the coding sequence ATGCATAACAGCCCCGCTCACAGAGACAGGTCCACAGGGTTGAACAGGCATCATTGGTGGCGCGACGCGGTGATCTACCAGGTCTACGTCCGCAGCTTCCTGGACAGCACCGGCGACGGCATCGGCGATCTGGCCGGGGTCCGGGCCGGGCTGCCATACCTCAAGAAGCTCGGCGTCGACGGCATCTGGCTGAGCCCGTTCTACCCTTCACCGCAGCACGACCACGGCTACGACGTGGCCGACTACTGCGGCGTCGACCCGCTCTTCGGCGACCTCGCCGAATTCGATCTGCTGGTGGCGGTGGCCCGGCGGCTCGGCATCAAGGTGCTCCTCGACATCGTTCCCAACCACTGCTCCAGCGAGCACCCGTGGTTCCGCGAGGCGCTGGACAGCGAACCCGGCAGCCCGGCCCGCGCCCGCTTCCACTTCGCCGACGGCCGGGGCCCCGACGGCAGCGAGCCGCCCAACAACTGGCACGCCATGTTCGGAGGCCCCGCCTGGACCCGGGTGACCGAGCGCGACGGTCGCCCCGGCCAGTGGTACTTGCACATGTTCACGCCCGAGCAGCCCGACTGGAACTGGCGGAACCCCGAGACAGCCGCCGAGTTCGACCGCATTCTGCGCTGCTGGCTCGACCGCGGCGTGGATGGCTTCCGCATCGACGTCGCCGCCGGTCTGTACAAGCACCCCGAGCTGCCCGACTCCGACGATCCCGAGGCCGACGCCCGCACCCGTGACTCGGTCAACCCGCTCGCCTGGAACCAGCCCGAGGTGCACCAGGTGTGGCGGCGGTGGCGCGCCCTGTGCGACGAGTACCGGGAACGTGACGGCCGTGAACGCCTCCTGGTGGGCGAGGTCTCCGTCCCCACCGCCCGCGAACACGCCCGCTACGTCCGCCCCGACGAACTCCACCAGGCCTTCTTCTTCGACCTGCTCGGCGCCCCATGGGACGCCGACGCCTTCCGCAAGGTCGTCTCCGAGGCCATGCAGGACATAGCCGGTACGGGCTCCACGGTCACCTGGGTCCTCAACAACCACGACCAGGTCCGCACCGTCACCCGCTACGGCGAACCCGCCGGCGGGGGCAGCGGCCTGGGCGCCGCCCGTGCCCGAGCCGCCGCGCTGCTGATGCTCGCACTACCCGGAGCCGCATACATCTACCAGGGCGAGGAACTGGGGCTGCCCGAGGTGGTCGACCTGCCCGACGACGTGCTCACCGACCCGATCTTCCGCCGTACCGGCAGCCGTGCCCGCATCCGCGACGGTTGCCGGGTGCCACTGCCCTGGTCCGGGCAGGTCTCCCCGTTCGGTTTCAGCTCCGGCGCCGAGAGCGCCAAGCCCTGGCTGCCCCAGCCGGAGTATTTCGCCGAATACGCCACCGACCGGGCCCTCGCCGACACCCGCTCTTTCTGGCACCTGTACCGCGAAGGCCTCCAGCTGCGCCGCACGCTTCCCCAACTGGGCGAGGGCACGCTGCGCTGGCTGGACACCCCGCCCGGCGTCCTCGGCTTCGTCCGCGGCGACGGCCTGGTCTGCGCCGTCAACTTCGGTACCGCCCCCACCCCCGCGCCCGCCTCCGGCGCTCCCCTGCTCTCCAGCGGCCCCTGCCCGGTCGGCGTGCTGCCCGGCTCCACGGCTGCCTGGTGGCTGAACGACCTCTGA
- a CDS encoding ABC transporter substrate-binding protein, whose product MRWIRAAGRGLLVLVVIMTGYVASGARAEEGDAQGRGPLTLATAGDLTGYLGPLLQGWNRTHPGEKVTLVELPDSTDETHAQMITDLRGGDRGRFDVLNIDVDWTSEFAAAGWIRPLPRDRFPLKTFLPPVVDTATYDGRLYAVPYVTNAGLLLYRKDILAKEGVPPPRTWAELEHDAKTIAPRYGLGGYAGQFLPYEGLTVNAAEAVYSAGGTILGDEGTRVTVDSAAAREGIGFLARGLREGWIPKQALTYKEEESKQAFQDGQLLFLRNWPYAYVVASAQGSKVAGKVGAVPLPGPHGPGTSVLGGSNLAVNTHARHPESAARLIAYLTSERVQRQVLTRGALPPVRAALYDDPALVRRFPYLPTLRTAVLTAAPRPKSPHYEQVSLVVQAVMQDALTGRETPEQAVRRLARELDAITHR is encoded by the coding sequence ATGCGGTGGATACGCGCCGCCGGTAGGGGCCTCCTCGTTCTCGTTGTGATCATGACCGGTTACGTGGCTTCGGGAGCCCGGGCCGAGGAAGGCGACGCCCAGGGGCGCGGCCCGCTCACCCTGGCCACCGCCGGCGACCTCACCGGCTATCTGGGCCCGCTGCTGCAGGGCTGGAACCGCACCCATCCCGGTGAGAAGGTCACTCTCGTCGAGTTGCCGGACTCCACCGACGAGACCCATGCCCAGATGATCACCGATCTGCGCGGCGGCGACCGGGGCCGGTTCGACGTCCTCAACATCGACGTCGACTGGACCTCGGAGTTCGCCGCCGCCGGCTGGATCCGTCCGCTGCCCCGAGACCGCTTTCCGCTGAAGACCTTCCTGCCCCCGGTGGTGGACACCGCCACGTACGACGGACGCCTGTACGCCGTCCCGTACGTCACCAACGCCGGACTGCTCCTGTACCGCAAGGACATCCTCGCCAAGGAGGGTGTGCCTCCTCCGCGTACCTGGGCCGAACTGGAGCACGACGCGAAGACGATCGCGCCCAGGTACGGGCTGGGTGGTTACGCGGGCCAGTTCCTGCCCTACGAGGGCCTCACCGTGAACGCGGCCGAGGCCGTGTACTCGGCCGGGGGCACGATCCTCGGCGACGAGGGCACCAGGGTCACCGTCGACTCTGCCGCGGCCCGTGAGGGCATCGGCTTCCTCGCCCGTGGCCTGCGTGAGGGCTGGATACCGAAACAGGCCCTAACGTACAAGGAAGAGGAGTCCAAACAGGCTTTCCAGGACGGCCAGTTGCTCTTCCTGCGCAACTGGCCCTACGCCTATGTCGTCGCCTCGGCCCAGGGCTCCAAGGTTGCCGGGAAGGTCGGCGCCGTACCGCTGCCTGGGCCGCACGGGCCCGGGACGAGCGTCCTGGGAGGTTCCAACCTGGCGGTCAACACCCATGCCCGGCACCCGGAGTCCGCGGCGCGCTTGATCGCCTATCTCACCAGCGAGCGCGTCCAGCGCCAGGTGCTCACCCGCGGCGCGCTGCCTCCGGTGCGCGCCGCGCTGTACGACGACCCCGCGCTCGTACGGCGGTTCCCTTATCTGCCGACCCTGCGCACTGCCGTCCTCACCGCCGCGCCGCGTCCCAAGAGCCCGCACTACGAACAGGTCAGCCTGGTGGTCCAGGCAGTGATGCAGGACGCGCTGACCGGACGCGAGACGCCCGAGCAGGCTGTGCGACGACTGGCTCGCGAACTCGACGCGATCACCCATCGCTAG
- a CDS encoding PadR family transcriptional regulator gives MRLPLLALLARGPAHGYELKQGLEQLLGSAYPQPNVGQIYVTLGRLEKAGLIEGQDVEQSSRPNKKVYHLTDAGREALRTWFEETEDEPRVRDEFFMKLALASQTGLADQIALINKQRRQYLNTMRDLSKLAAAETRDNRIAQLLIEGAMLHLQADLDWLERCQEELE, from the coding sequence GTGCGCCTGCCCCTCCTGGCACTACTCGCCCGCGGCCCGGCCCACGGCTATGAGCTCAAACAGGGCCTTGAGCAACTGCTGGGCTCCGCGTACCCTCAGCCGAACGTCGGCCAGATCTACGTCACCCTCGGCCGCCTGGAGAAGGCGGGGCTGATCGAGGGCCAGGACGTGGAGCAGTCCAGCCGGCCCAACAAGAAGGTCTACCACCTCACCGACGCCGGGCGTGAGGCGCTGCGCACCTGGTTCGAGGAGACCGAGGACGAGCCGCGGGTGCGGGACGAGTTCTTCATGAAACTCGCCCTCGCCTCGCAAACCGGTCTCGCCGACCAGATCGCCCTCATCAACAAGCAGCGGCGCCAGTACCTCAACACCATGCGCGACCTGTCGAAACTGGCCGCGGCCGAGACCCGGGACAACCGAATCGCCCAGTTGCTCATAGAGGGCGCGATGCTGCACCTGCAGGCCGACCTCGACTGGCTGGAGCGGTGCCAGGAGGAACTGGAATGA
- a CDS encoding ABC transporter ATP-binding protein, which yields MSEDATPVLRAEGLVKTHHGEGAPARAVRGVDLSVARGEFVAITGPSGAGKSTLLHLLGGLQRPDEGSIWLAGRCTDSFSEARWAVERRKAIGIVFQFFNLVSNLSVADNVELPALLAGVPPKKARTGREALLAELGLDGKERSMPGELSGGEQQRVALARALVNHPPLLLADEPAGSLDSKGTREVMRLLSRFHDRGQTIVLVTHDARLASAADRVISFFDGRIADDAALDGTPSKRSGTSGVLELRD from the coding sequence ATGAGCGAGGACGCCACTCCGGTGCTGCGGGCCGAAGGCCTGGTGAAGACCCACCACGGCGAAGGCGCACCCGCCCGTGCGGTGCGCGGCGTCGACCTGAGTGTGGCGCGCGGCGAGTTCGTGGCGATCACCGGCCCCTCCGGCGCCGGGAAGTCGACACTGCTGCACCTGCTCGGCGGACTCCAGCGGCCGGACGAGGGCAGCATCTGGCTGGCCGGCCGGTGCACGGACTCCTTCAGCGAGGCGCGCTGGGCCGTCGAGCGCCGGAAGGCCATCGGGATCGTCTTCCAGTTCTTCAACCTGGTGTCGAACCTATCGGTCGCCGACAATGTCGAGCTGCCCGCCCTACTGGCCGGAGTCCCGCCGAAGAAGGCCCGCACCGGGCGGGAAGCCCTCCTCGCCGAACTGGGCCTCGACGGCAAGGAGCGCAGCATGCCCGGCGAGCTATCCGGCGGCGAACAGCAGCGGGTCGCCCTGGCCCGGGCCCTGGTCAACCATCCGCCACTGCTGCTGGCCGACGAGCCCGCCGGCAGCCTGGACAGCAAGGGCACCCGCGAGGTGATGCGGCTGCTGTCCCGATTCCACGACCGTGGTCAGACCATCGTGCTGGTGACCCACGACGCCCGGCTGGCGAGCGCCGCGGACCGGGTGATCAGCTTCTTCGACGGTCGCATAGCCGACGACGCGGCCCTGGACGGCACGCCGTCCAAACGCAGCGGTACCTCCGGTGTGCTGGAGCTGAGGGACTGA
- a CDS encoding ABC transporter permease has translation MRATLRWAHSDLRTHRGEALFLVLATAGIVASLLLATALFGYATNPWQRVFTQARGAHVWIHTSLSADARALARLDGVESVAGPYRTESATVASRGTRVSVELRGTPRLPSVSRPLLTTGHWLDAAEPNGVVLESSLARALLAEPGDTLTLPGTTRTLTVEGIADSAEPHYSPGERPGLVWALPAAVRAPAGQVIGLRLGDPADTDYIVQRAVTALGSGAVGEVSTWRQARSAAQGDNRLLGQVLGLFGLGALVAAGFAVHGAIATRIRGHLRDLSILKAIGFTPGQVVRVFLLQHLAYALLGSVAAAALTEALGSRIPGRLGDAVGVWQGLPGHALAVLAVPVGAVLFIGLTTGLAAWRAGRVPPVPVPRPAAPAGGRLTGPARRALGLRWPAALVLGCHKVFTGRGRSLATVARLTLPLLLIVVALSAWTTIDRFHSSPGQMGLPTALTVRSDGALRPTDVQALLMRDSRVAAAYPGVEEAALVPGQTGTIALRGIGTRAEPYPYTLAEGHAARGPDEAVAGQGLLDLLHARVGDWVRMTVGDRPQILHIVGRSIEPRNAGRVATTSLDTLRENDPGLSAAFYELRLRPGADPQLVAAALAAAGAGHLDVHPLTNPADGLSPLRAVVAGLIAVLALIGLVELLTAIGASVREGERDLLALRAIGMSPRQITAITVTATGCTTLVAVVAGTALGLPLARRLIDAQGSSGGIGAGIAQSPSPGLLLLLSAAAVLGAAALAALPAARATRRRLADTLSAVA, from the coding sequence GTGCGGGCGACCCTGCGCTGGGCGCACTCCGATCTGCGCACGCATCGCGGTGAAGCACTGTTCCTCGTGCTGGCCACCGCTGGGATCGTCGCCTCCCTGCTGCTGGCCACCGCGCTGTTCGGCTACGCCACCAACCCCTGGCAGCGGGTCTTCACCCAGGCCCGGGGGGCGCATGTGTGGATCCACACCTCGCTCTCCGCCGATGCCCGGGCGCTGGCCCGGCTGGACGGCGTCGAGTCGGTCGCCGGCCCCTACCGCACCGAGTCGGCCACCGTCGCCTCCCGCGGCACCCGTGTCTCCGTGGAACTGCGCGGCACCCCGCGCCTGCCCTCCGTCAGCCGTCCGCTGCTCACCACGGGACACTGGCTGGATGCGGCCGAGCCGAACGGTGTGGTGCTGGAGAGCAGCCTGGCCCGGGCGCTGCTGGCCGAGCCCGGAGACACCCTGACGCTGCCCGGCACGACCCGTACCCTCACCGTGGAAGGCATCGCGGACAGCGCCGAACCCCACTACAGCCCGGGCGAGCGGCCCGGCCTCGTCTGGGCGCTGCCGGCCGCGGTGCGCGCTCCCGCCGGCCAGGTGATCGGGCTGCGACTGGGCGACCCGGCCGACACGGACTACATCGTGCAGCGGGCCGTCACCGCGCTGGGCTCGGGCGCGGTCGGTGAGGTCTCCACCTGGCGGCAGGCGCGCTCCGCGGCGCAGGGGGACAACCGGCTGCTGGGCCAGGTGCTCGGTCTGTTCGGTCTGGGCGCCCTGGTCGCCGCCGGGTTTGCGGTGCACGGGGCGATCGCGACCCGCATCCGCGGGCATCTGCGGGACCTCTCGATCCTGAAGGCGATCGGCTTCACACCCGGCCAGGTCGTCCGGGTCTTCCTGCTCCAGCACCTCGCGTACGCCCTCCTCGGGTCCGTGGCCGCCGCGGCGCTCACCGAGGCCCTGGGCAGCCGGATCCCCGGGCGGCTCGGGGATGCCGTGGGCGTGTGGCAGGGGCTCCCCGGGCATGCCCTGGCGGTGCTCGCGGTGCCCGTCGGCGCGGTGCTGTTCATCGGGCTGACCACGGGGCTCGCGGCCTGGCGGGCGGGGCGGGTACCGCCGGTTCCGGTACCGCGCCCCGCGGCTCCGGCGGGCGGACGGCTCACCGGACCGGCCCGGCGGGCGCTGGGGCTGCGGTGGCCGGCCGCACTGGTCCTCGGCTGTCACAAGGTGTTCACCGGACGCGGCCGGTCGCTGGCCACCGTGGCCCGGCTGACGCTGCCACTGCTGCTGATCGTGGTGGCGCTCAGCGCCTGGACCACCATCGACCGGTTCCACAGCAGCCCCGGGCAGATGGGCCTGCCGACGGCACTCACGGTCCGTTCGGACGGTGCCCTGCGCCCGACGGACGTACAGGCCCTGCTGATGCGTGACTCCCGGGTCGCCGCCGCCTACCCGGGAGTCGAGGAAGCCGCGCTGGTCCCCGGACAGACTGGGACGATCGCCCTGCGCGGCATCGGCACCCGCGCAGAGCCCTACCCGTACACCCTCGCCGAGGGCCACGCGGCGCGCGGACCGGACGAAGCGGTGGCCGGCCAGGGCCTGCTGGACCTGCTGCACGCGCGGGTCGGCGACTGGGTGCGGATGACGGTGGGCGACCGCCCACAGATCTTGCACATCGTGGGCCGCAGCATCGAACCGCGGAACGCCGGCCGGGTCGCGACGACCTCGCTGGACACCCTGCGGGAGAACGATCCCGGACTGTCCGCGGCCTTCTACGAGCTGCGGCTGCGCCCCGGTGCCGACCCGCAGCTCGTGGCCGCCGCACTCGCCGCGGCCGGCGCGGGCCACCTGGACGTGCATCCCTTGACCAACCCTGCCGACGGCCTGTCGCCGCTGCGTGCGGTCGTCGCTGGGCTGATCGCCGTCCTGGCCCTCATCGGACTGGTCGAGTTGCTCACCGCGATCGGCGCGAGTGTCCGTGAGGGCGAGCGGGACTTGCTCGCCCTCAGGGCAATCGGCATGTCGCCGCGGCAGATCACCGCGATCACCGTCACGGCGACGGGCTGCACCACTCTGGTCGCAGTCGTCGCTGGTACGGCGCTGGGGCTGCCGCTGGCCCGTCGGCTGATCGACGCCCAGGGCAGCTCCGGCGGCATCGGCGCGGGCATCGCCCAGTCCCCCTCCCCCGGCCTGCTGCTCCTGCTGAGCGCCGCGGCCGTGCTGGGAGCGGCGGCGCTGGCCGCACTACCCGCGGCCCGCGCGACCCGCAGACGCCTCGCGGACACGCTGAGCGCGGTGGCCTGA